The following DNA comes from Streptomyces pristinaespiralis.
CGGCACGACCTCCATTGACCCGGGCACGGTCGACATCAGCGGCCGTGGATACACCCCCCAATCCACGGCGCTCCACACAGAAGCCCCCAGCCGCCGCCATCGCGGCGCACGGGGGCTTCTGTGCGTCGCGGCCCACCGTCGTCCGGCGTGCGTCAGCGGTCGACGACCCGCATCTCGAACCAGGTGGTCTTGCCGCGCGGCAGCAGATCCACGCCCCAGCGGTCGGCGAGCTTGTCGACGAGGAACAGCCCCCGGCCGCTGGTGTCCATCTCACCGACGGGCATCAGACAGGGCAGCCCCCGGGACGGATCGCGCACCTCGATGCGGATCCAGCCGCGGCGGCGCAGCATCCGTAAGCCGAACACCCGTGCTCCGGTGTGGCGTACCGCGTTGCCGACCAGCTCGGAGACGAGCAGGACCGCGTACTCACCGGTCTGCGCCGGCAGCGCCCACTGACGCAGCACCACGCACTGGGTGAGGCGGCGGGCGGTCGCGGCGGACTCGGGCCGGGAGGGGAGACGCACCTCCGCGTCGGTGGGATTGCCGTACAACTCGACGGCCTTGAGGGCCTGTTCGTCGTCGGCGGCCGGTACCCACCGTGCGGCGGTCGCGCCGACGCGCTGCCGCGGTTGTCCCACACCCTCGAGGCCCGCCATGGCTCCATCATGGCCCCTGCGGCCCGTCCGCGTGGCCGTTCCCGCGGAACGGAGCCCCGGGGAGCAGGACCGCCCGACCGGCTCGGGCGGCACCCGGCCCGGACGTCACAAGGCGCCGCCCACCCGTCCGCACCTGGCAGAAGGCCACCCTCACGAGTGACGCCGGCACCCCGGACACCGGCGTGCCGGCCTGCCGCCCGCGGTCACCGGGGAGCGCTATCAGGCCATTTGTCGCGCGGCGCCCCACGGCGGAGCCGTCGATGGCCTGCACCGGTTCACCGGGCCGCGTACTCATCCGGCCAACACGCCATCGCGTGCGCCCCTGTGCTCCCGAATGCCCCGTTCCCCGAACCATCGCGGGGGCACTCAGAGGAGGGGCGGATCACGAGCGTCACGCCGGACAGGCGTGGCGGGCATACCCAAGGGGTGGGAAATGATACGGGTGACCGTGGTGTACGAGGCCGGGCTGCTGCGGGCGGCGCTCGAGGAACTGCTGCGCTGCGGTGGTGATTTCGATGTCTCCTCCGCCTCGCACTGGCCGCAGAGACCGATCCCCGGCGCTTCGGTGCCGGACGTGTACGTCGTCGACGCCGAGTGCCTGGAGCCGGCCCGGGCGGCCGACAGGACGGCGACCGGAAGGGGCGCGCTCGTGGCGCTCGTCCCGGCGCAGCGACCAGGGGTGCTGCGAAGGGCCCATCAGGCCGGTGCCCTCGGGTTCGTCGACAAGGACGGCTCCAAGAGCCGATTACTCACAGCGGTGCGCCGCGCCGCGAAGGGGGACCGCTTCGTGGACGAGGCACTCGCGGCCGGATTCCTGGCGGCGGCGGAGATGCCCCTGACGCAGAGAGAGTTGAGCGTTCTGGCGCTGGCCGCCAAGGGAGAGCCGATCGCGGACGTCGCGGCGTCGTTGCACCTGTCGGAGGGGACGGTCCGCAACTACATGGCGAGCGTCATCCGCAAGGTGGGGGCCCGCAACCGGGTGGACGCGATCCGCATCGCACAGGGAGCCGGCTGGACCTGATCCGGGTCGGCAAACCGGCCGGTCCGGCACGCGGACGGACCGCGGCCGCCGACCGGCCGGATCAGCCGCCGGTGCCGTGCCAGTGCCCGACCAGGTCCCGGTACAGCGCGGAACGCACGAGCAGTTCCTCGTGCGTTCCGCACGAGGCGCGCGTGCCGTCGAGGACGAGGACGCGGTCCGCCCGGAGCGCCGACGACAGCCGGTGGGCCACCACCACCAGGGTCCCGGGCCGGGCGGCGAGAGCACGCTCCGCCACCGCCTCCGTCGAGGGATCGAGGTGGGACGTCGCCTCGTCGAGCAGCAGCACGGGCGCCGGGGACAGGTGGGCACGGCCCAGGGCGATCAGCTGCCGCTCGCCCAGGGAGAGCGTCCGCGGCGTCAGTGTCGCGTCCAGACCGCCGACCCTGGCCACGAGCGGCTCCAGCCGCAGCGCCCGCACGGCCTCCTCCACGGCGGCTCGCGGAGCCTGCGGGCACAGGTAGCACAAGTTGTCCCGGAGCGTGCCGGTGAACACGTACGCGTCCTGCGGGAGAAGGGCGCGCAGGCACGTCGGATCCGTGGACGACGCCGGCGCCACTGAACGGCCGGCCAGCCGCACCGCCCCCTCGGACGGCGCCAGCGTGCCGGCCACCACCTGGAGAAGTGTCGACTTGCCGATGCCGCTCGGCCCGACCACCGCGAGGTGCTCCCCCTCGGCGACGGTCAGGTCCAGCCCGTCCAGGACGGGACGGGCACGCGACCCGAAGGAGACCCGGACGCCCCGCAGTTCCACCGCCGCCCCACCGGTCCTGGGGCCGGGCCCGGAGCCTGCGGCGGGAGGGGGGACGGCCGTGTCCGGGTACGGCTCGGTGAGCCGGCCCAGGACCACGAGCAGCCGGGCGCCCGCGGCGCCCAGCACCGTCATCAGCGAATGCAGGGCGGGAAGCAGGGCCTGGAGCAGATAGGTCAGGGCACCCGCCAGCGCTCCCGCCGTGACCCCCTGTCCCAGCAGCCACGGCGTACAGACCAGGAGGAGGAGGACCGGCAGCTGGCCGGCCACGGCCACGGCGAGCGTGCGCACGGCCGCCCAGCGGGCCATCGACCGGGCCGCGGCGGCGGCCTCGCCGACATCGAGCCGCCCCTGTGCCTCCGCCGCGTCCTGCGTGCCGCAGGCGACGATGTCGCGCAGGGCCGTCGTGACGTTCTGCGCGTGCCTGCCGATCGCCTCGTCCGCGTCGAGGTAACGGTGCTGGGCGCGGGCCATCGGCAGCAGCGACGCCATGAAGAGCGTGACCCCCAGCAGCAGCGGCGGCAGGACGATCAGCAGGAACTGCGGTGCCAGCGACAGCAGACCGACCGCGGCCCCGGCGGCGACGAAGACGAAGGAGCGCGCGGTGAGCACCAGTCCCGCGAAGCTGTCGCGGGCGATCTCCGTCTGGCTGGTCAGCCGGGAGACGGCCGTGCCGTCGACCGAGCCGCCGAGGGCGGTGGCCTTGCGCAGCGCGTGCGTCACCGCTCGGCGGACCAGGGCGTCGCGCAGCGGCTCCGTCAGGTCGGCGAGCAGGGCGAAGACACCGCGGGTGACGGGGGTACTCAGCACAATCACCCCGGCCGCCAGCGCCAGCCAGAGCAGACCCGTCACGGTGTCCGCCCGGAGGAACCCGTCGTCGAGCGCTCTGGCGACCCCGTAACCACCGAGGAACGTCTGCACGGACTCGGCGGCGGACAGGGCCACGAGCCCGAACAGGGTCCGCTTCCTGCCCAGGAGGAAACGCCGCGCCGGTGCCGCCAGCCGGCGGGCGGCCGCCCGGTCCGTGAGGGCGGGGCCGTGAGCGGGCCGGTCGGCGGGCCGGCTCATCGCCCCCTCCCCCGGCCGCGGCGTGCGACCACGGCGGCGGGCGGCCACCCGGCCCGCCGTGGCGGTACCGCCCCCGGCGTGCGTGACGGGTCCTGCGCAGGCACGCGGTCGGGCGGGTCCGACGAGTCCGGCGGGTCGGGCGGGTCCGAGGGGTCCGACAGGTCCGACGGGTCCGACGAGTCCGACGAGTCCGACGGGTCCGACGGGTTCGACGGGTCCGAGGGGTCCGGCGCAGGTACGGGACCCGCCACGGGCGGCGCAGCCGGCGCCGGCACGCGGTCCGACGGGTCCGACGGGTCCGACGGGTTCGAGGGGTCCGGCGGAGGCACGGGACCCGCCACGGGCGGCGCAGCCGGCGCCGGCACGCGGTCCGACGGATCCGACGGGGCCGGCGAGTCCGGCGGGTCCGAGGGGTCCGAGGGGTCCGGCGCAGGTACGGGACCCGCCGCGGGCGGCGCAGCCGGCGCCGGCACGGGGTCCCCGGAGGTCGGCGGGGACGGGGTGGCCGGTTGTGCCGGCACCGGCTCGGGGACGAACACCGCACGGTAGTCCGGGTCCCGCCACAGCTCGCCGTGCGGCGCGACGCGCCGGACGCGGCCCGCCTCCAGCCAGATCACCAGGTCGGCCCGGGCGGCGGTGGACACCCGGTGCGCGACGACCAGCCGCGTACCGGTGAACGAGGCACCCGACAACGCGAGTTCCACCTGCCGTTCCGTGGCCGTGTCGAGGCTCGAGGTCGCGTCGTCCAGGATCGTCAGCCGCCCTCGGCGTACGAAGGCCCTGGCCAGGCCGAGGCGTTGCCGCTCGCCCCCGGACAACGGCGCCTGGTCCAGCGGTGTCCCGTACCCGTGGGGCAGCAGGCGTACGAAGTCGTCGGCGTGCGCGAGGACCGCGGCGTGCCGGACCCGGTCCCCGCTCGCGTCCACGGCTCCGGCCGCCACGGCCTCGGCCACCGTGCCGCCGTGGAACTCCGGTCGCGCGAAGGCGTAGGCGACGCGGGCGCGCAGGTCACCCCGCTCCACCTGGGCCAGCGGCGTGCCGTCGAGGAGCACCCGTCCCTCGTCCGGGTCCTCGAGCCGGCCGGCGACGGCGGCGAGGCTGGACCTGCCGGAGCCGGACCGGCCCACCACGGCGGCCGTCGCGCCTCCGGGCACCTTCAGCGTCACGTCCGTGAGCAGCGGCACCCCGCCGCGCACCAGACCGACGCCGCTGAGTTCCAGGGTGCCGTTTCCGTCCTCCGGCAGGGCCGCGCAGCCGTGGGGCATCGGCTCGAGGTCCGCGAGCTCAGCCGTGCGACGGGCCGCGCTGCGGGCCCGCACGAGCGCGCCGAGCGGGGAGGCGACGCCGCCGACGCCCGCTGCGAGCGCCGCGTAGCGCGAGGCTGCCAGCAGGTCCCCCACGCTCAGGGCGCCTTGGGAGACGCGGACACCGCCC
Coding sequences within:
- a CDS encoding ATP-binding protein encodes the protein MAGLEGVGQPRQRVGATAARWVPAADDEQALKAVELYGNPTDAEVRLPSRPESAATARRLTQCVVLRQWALPAQTGEYAVLLVSELVGNAVRHTGARVFGLRMLRRRGWIRIEVRDPSRGLPCLMPVGEMDTSGRGLFLVDKLADRWGVDLLPRGKTTWFEMRVVDR
- a CDS encoding response regulator transcription factor, giving the protein MIRVTVVYEAGLLRAALEELLRCGGDFDVSSASHWPQRPIPGASVPDVYVVDAECLEPARAADRTATGRGALVALVPAQRPGVLRRAHQAGALGFVDKDGSKSRLLTAVRRAAKGDRFVDEALAAGFLAAAEMPLTQRELSVLALAAKGEPIADVAASLHLSEGTVRNYMASVIRKVGARNRVDAIRIAQGAGWT
- a CDS encoding ATP-binding cassette domain-containing protein — encoded protein: MSRPADRPAHGPALTDRAAARRLAAPARRFLLGRKRTLFGLVALSAAESVQTFLGGYGVARALDDGFLRADTVTGLLWLALAAGVIVLSTPVTRGVFALLADLTEPLRDALVRRAVTHALRKATALGGSVDGTAVSRLTSQTEIARDSFAGLVLTARSFVFVAAGAAVGLLSLAPQFLLIVLPPLLLGVTLFMASLLPMARAQHRYLDADEAIGRHAQNVTTALRDIVACGTQDAAEAQGRLDVGEAAAAARSMARWAAVRTLAVAVAGQLPVLLLLVCTPWLLGQGVTAGALAGALTYLLQALLPALHSLMTVLGAAGARLLVVLGRLTEPYPDTAVPPPAAGSGPGPRTGGAAVELRGVRVSFGSRARPVLDGLDLTVAEGEHLAVVGPSGIGKSTLLQVVAGTLAPSEGAVRLAGRSVAPASSTDPTCLRALLPQDAYVFTGTLRDNLCYLCPQAPRAAVEEAVRALRLEPLVARVGGLDATLTPRTLSLGERQLIALGRAHLSPAPVLLLDEATSHLDPSTEAVAERALAARPGTLVVVAHRLSSALRADRVLVLDGTRASCGTHEELLVRSALYRDLVGHWHGTGG
- a CDS encoding ABC transporter ATP-binding protein, with translation MNTRGEERPEKGRTPPVGGGDALLRGTVRRTWFIAAVLGLCSTAAAGCALAVPAVIGHALDLMLDRRTGAGPWLALSAVLLAGEVILEAARVLLSQLAGARATAWVRIRALKGLLGSPLSHAAPYSPGDVAARLCVNAADSGAAPAALATIVSSLLAPVGALVALALIDPWTAAVFLAGVPLLLLLLRAFARHSSDSVGRYQRVQADIAARLAEALEGARTVAAAGTLGREARRVLAPLDELALHGRRMWTVHGRAVAHSGVLLPLLVTAVLAVGGVRVSQGALSVGDLLAASRYAALAAGVGGVASPLGALVRARSAARRTAELADLEPMPHGCAALPEDGNGTLELSGVGLVRGGVPLLTDVTLKVPGGATAAVVGRSGSGRSSLAAVAGRLEDPDEGRVLLDGTPLAQVERGDLRARVAYAFARPEFHGGTVAEAVAAGAVDASGDRVRHAAVLAHADDFVRLLPHGYGTPLDQAPLSGGERQRLGLARAFVRRGRLTILDDATSSLDTATERQVELALSGASFTGTRLVVAHRVSTAARADLVIWLEAGRVRRVAPHGELWRDPDYRAVFVPEPVPAQPATPSPPTSGDPVPAPAAPPAAGPVPAPDPSDPSDPPDSPAPSDPSDRVPAPAAPPVAGPVPPPDPSNPSDPSDPSDRVPAPAAPPVAGPVPAPDPSDPSNPSDPSDSSDSSDPSDLSDPSDPPDPPDSSDPPDRVPAQDPSRTPGAVPPRRAGWPPAAVVARRGRGRGR